CATCTTTAATGATACAAATCGTATCACACGTACGCGATACTTCCGTAAAGCTATGAGAGCTCATTAAGATTGTAGTCCCTTTCGCTTTCTCTTCATTGATGAGTTCTAAAAATATTTGCTGCACTAATGGATCTAGCCCTGATGTAGGTTCATCTAGAATTAAAATACTCGGTTCATGCATTAAACTTTGGATAATCGCAACTTTCTGCTTCATCCCTTTACTCATCTTGCCAATCTTCACTTTTTCATCGAGTTGTAATCGAGAAACAAGTTCATCTTTTCTCGTTGTATCGCTAATACCACGAGCTTTTAACATAAAGTTCAAGTAGTCTTTGCCACTCATATCATTCAGTAAGCTAATTTCACCCGAAATATAGCCAACAGACTTCTGAATCTTTTCTCTAGATATAAATGCATCTAATCCATTGATTGTAACCACTCCAGAAGTCGGTTGCATAAATCCCATCAACATACGAATCGTTGTAGACTTGCCTGCGCCGTTCGGACCTAAAAATCCAAAAACTGTACCAGGTTCAATATTGAAATTTAAATCAAAGACTCCTTTGTTATTTCCAAATTTTTTTGTTAAATTTTTCACTTCGATCATCATTTACACCCCATTGAAAGCCTTAATAACTTAAAGTATAACGCTTTAAATATTAAGGTCAATCACAAAAAGCGAGTCTATCATTAGACTCGCTTTTTACTGATATATATTAATTTTCTAGATGACTTCGTAATGTCATACCTTCATAATCATCATGAAAAATTCCACGTTTTTGTAGTTCTGGAACAACTTTTTCTACAAAATTTTTAACACCACTCTGACTTTCAGGGACAATTGAAAATCCATCCGTTGCTCCTGCTTCAAACCATGTTTCCATAAAATCAGCAACATCTTTTGCAGTACCTACGACAACTGGATGATAATTAATCACACCATTGGCCAGAACTTCTCTTGGACTCAATCCTTTTTTAATAAGCTCTACCGCTCTACCTGATCGTGGATCATTCGGATTTGGATACGCTTGATCTTGTAACGTTAAAGGTAGTGGTTCATCTAGATTCATTCCACTTAAATTTATACCAATCATAGCAGATAAATAATAAACTTGTCTTCCAAATTCTGCATCACTCATAAAATCCATAATTTGATAACGTCTTTTAAGTGCTTCTTCATAAGTATCAGCAACAGTAACCATAAATCCTGAGAACATCTTAATATCATCTGGATTTCTTCTATGACGCATTGCACTCTGCTTTAAAGCATCTCTGTAACTTCTAGCTTCTTCTATTGTAAATGGATTCGCATACACTCCGCTAGCAAATTTACCTGCTAATTCAATTCCTTCATAGCTTGGTCCAGCTTGAAAAATCGGAGGTTGTCCTTGAATACTAGGAGGTATTGGTAATGGACCTTTAGTTTGATAATATTCACCTTGGAAGTGTGCCGGTTTAATCTTGCTCATATCGATAAAATCTCCTGACTCTTTGTCAGCAATATAAGCATCTTCACCAAAACTATTCCATAAAGACTGAACTGCTTCAACCATTTCATCAGCCATAGAATATCTTGTAGTTGTGTCTGGTAATGGGTCATTACCAAAATTATATGCAACTTCTGGTGTACCTGTAGTTACAGCATTCCAACCTACACGACCATTACTAATGTGATCTAAAGATTTTAATTGTCTTGCTAAGTTATAAGGTAAATTATAGGTTGTCGAATATGTGGCAACAAGTCCAATTCTGTTAGTATGTGCTGCTACAGCTGATAAGATTGTCATTGGCTCCATTACAAACATAGGTGATTTTCTTGCAAGATCTCCATTTACACCCGATCCAACCATTCCCGGGGTATCTGCAATAAATAAAGTATGGATTTTACCTTTCTCAGCGAGTTTAGCTAGCTTAATATATTCATTGATATCAGTATATGCCTTCGGATTACTATCTTCTAAACGCCATGAATAATTTTCTCCACCATAACCTGTTACTAACATCATTGCTAGTTTAATTTTTTTATTCTTATTGTTTAAATAATCTTTCAATTTCTTCCCTCCTATTTAAATAAACTTCGTTCTACCTGAAATAAAACTATTATTCAATTCCAGCCATTAATTCATTGATAATATGTTCTACATTTGTAATTTCGTTCAACATAGATATACCAAGCCCAAATGAGGCAAAGCCTTTCGATAAATCTCCATATAACATGCCATCTCTCATGCCTGAGCCAGGATTAGATGCCTCAAAAATAGCATTGTTTGTGGCCAAATTTTCATCCATTGATTTTAATAAATTAGGCAACTTACCTGGTAATGAACGATAGTATGCTGGTTTCGTTCGATATAATAACATATCATTTGCATTTGACTGTATTAATTGTTCTTTAATATTTTCAGCCATTCTTGATTCAACTGTTGGTAAAAATGCAGTCCCGACAAAGATACCTTCAGCACCTAATGCCATAGCAGCCTTTGCAGTACGACTATCACTAATTCCACCTGCAGCTAATACCGGAACTCTACCTTTTACGATATCTACTATCATCGGGACTACTGAAAATGTTCCAATCACTTTACTTGGAACTTGTCCACCTTCATCAAAACCTGTAGCAACAAGAATATCTACATTTCCAGCAATAGCTTCTTCAGTAACTTCAGCAGTTGGTTCTCCACGATAAATTACTTTAATTCCGTTTTCCTTGAACCTAGATGTCCATTCAGCTGAAAATGCACCGACCATAACCGCTACTTCCACACCTTCTTCAATCATCATATTTAACATAGGTTCAGTATACATATCAAAACCCGTTGCATTCGGAATGATATTTATACCTATTGGATTAGAAGTTATCTTTTTTGCAATCTTTACTTCTTTTCTCATATTTTCAACAGTTTCTTCTATTGAATTAGCAGGCTCAAATTGTCCTGCATTTATTCCTAAAACACCTAAAGCGCCATTCTTACTTATTTCACCAACAAATTTGCCATCCGTTAGCCAGCTCATCGGTCCTTGGATAATTGGTTTTTGTATACCTAAAATTTTAGTTACTCTGTTTTCCATTGCATTGACCTCGCTTTCTAATATAAAATATATAGTACACCTGTACTTTAATTTAAACAATGACAGTTTCTCTCTATTTGTCACTTAACTAACAGATAGTTTGAAAATGTCATAGAAAGGATTCAAATTATGGATAAAAGATTTGAACGTAGTGAAAAATTAATTCGAAAATCATTTATAGAATTGTTATCAAATAAGTCTCATCAAAAAATTTCGGTAAGTGATATTTGCCGAAAAGCGGGATGTTCCAGAAACACATTTTATTTACATTATGATAGTAAAGATCATTTGATCGCTGAAATAATGGACGAAATCATCCAGTCTATTGAAGAAAGTTGTCGCCCTGTAGTAAAAGATTTTAATAGTATAGGAATTACAGAATCTAAAATTTTTACGGATCAAATTTTAAAAGCGGTCAATGAACAAAGATCTTTTATTAAAGTTTTAATTAATCAACAGCATTGGAACTTTTCAAAAAGATTATCTGAGGTAATGCTGGCTTCTAATATTAAAGAGGCTGAAGCAATAAACCAACAGTATAATTTTCCTCATCTTATTTATTTTACAAATGGTGTTGTAGGATACATTAATTATTGGTTGCAGACTGATTTATCACTTGATGAGGCTCAGATAGAATTAAATGAAGCAGTGAATTTTAAATTTAGATAAAATAAATGGAGAGTGCTTATCTATTTGATAAGTACTCTCCTTTATTCACTATTTTCGCTTCTTTTTCTTCTTACTTTTCTTCTGAACAACCTGTATTTTACTACGTTTAAACTCTGGCATTTCGCTTACTTTCTTACCACCTAAACGCCATAAACGCACTTCTGTATAGACGTCATTCAAAAGTCGCGTTAATCGTTCAGTTGGTACGACACTAATCATGTTCTTCGCCCCTAAATCTGCGATAAATTCAAATGCAGTTTCAAAACTATCAGTTACACGGAACGTCTCAATAATCTCTGAATAAAGTGCTTCAACTTGTTGATTATAAATCTCTTCACCTTTCATATTGCGTTTTAATTCTATTTTCAGTTCACGTGTATGATTACTTGGTTCAACATATGCGTTTAATATGTATCTATATACCGCTTCTTTTGACTGCGGTATATAATATTCCATATTACTGAACATCTCGTCTAAATTTAATTGCTGATGTGAATATAATTCATGCTTTATCCAGTTTTCTTTGATATTCGGAACAAGATTAGGAAAGAAAGTTTGAATGTCTTTCAAGATCATTTCACGTGTTAATGCTTCTTGATAAAGTTTACGATACACTTGTTGCATGATATCAATACGTGTAAATCCATATATATTGAAGATACCTCGGTAAAATTTAATCTTCTCAATATCCTTATTTAAATACCCATGTTGTTTTTGATATTTCTTA
Above is a window of Macrococcoides canis DNA encoding:
- a CDS encoding ABC transporter ATP-binding protein, yielding MIEVKNLTKKFGNNKGVFDLNFNIEPGTVFGFLGPNGAGKSTTIRMLMGFMQPTSGVVTINGLDAFISREKIQKSVGYISGEISLLNDMSGKDYLNFMLKARGISDTTRKDELVSRLQLDEKVKIGKMSKGMKQKVAIIQSLMHEPSILILDEPTSGLDPLVQQIFLELINEEKAKGTTILMSSHSFTEVSRTCDTICIIKDGRIVDLDYIEQIQSNARQHYIIQFKSVEQAKAFNVIYPESSIDGVIVKLNIKGQTNDVIQNLSKFEIEHINIENESLEEIFLHFYDRGEQHDTI
- a CDS encoding NtaA/DmoA family FMN-dependent monooxygenase (This protein belongs to a clade of FMN-dependent monooxygenases, within a broader family of flavin-dependent oxidoreductases, the luciferase-like monooxygenase (LMM) family, some of whose members use coenzyme F420 rather than FMN.); the encoded protein is MKDYLNNKNKKIKLAMMLVTGYGGENYSWRLEDSNPKAYTDINEYIKLAKLAEKGKIHTLFIADTPGMVGSGVNGDLARKSPMFVMEPMTILSAVAAHTNRIGLVATYSTTYNLPYNLARQLKSLDHISNGRVGWNAVTTGTPEVAYNFGNDPLPDTTTRYSMADEMVEAVQSLWNSFGEDAYIADKESGDFIDMSKIKPAHFQGEYYQTKGPLPIPPSIQGQPPIFQAGPSYEGIELAGKFASGVYANPFTIEEARSYRDALKQSAMRHRRNPDDIKMFSGFMVTVADTYEEALKRRYQIMDFMSDAEFGRQVYYLSAMIGINLSGMNLDEPLPLTLQDQAYPNPNDPRSGRAVELIKKGLSPREVLANGVINYHPVVVGTAKDVADFMETWFEAGATDGFSIVPESQSGVKNFVEKVVPELQKRGIFHDDYEGMTLRSHLEN
- a CDS encoding NAD(P)H-dependent flavin oxidoreductase, whose protein sequence is MENRVTKILGIQKPIIQGPMSWLTDGKFVGEISKNGALGVLGINAGQFEPANSIEETVENMRKEVKIAKKITSNPIGINIIPNATGFDMYTEPMLNMMIEEGVEVAVMVGAFSAEWTSRFKENGIKVIYRGEPTAEVTEEAIAGNVDILVATGFDEGGQVPSKVIGTFSVVPMIVDIVKGRVPVLAAGGISDSRTAKAAMALGAEGIFVGTAFLPTVESRMAENIKEQLIQSNANDMLLYRTKPAYYRSLPGKLPNLLKSMDENLATNNAIFEASNPGSGMRDGMLYGDLSKGFASFGLGISMLNEITNVEHIINELMAGIE
- a CDS encoding TetR/AcrR family transcriptional regulator yields the protein MDKRFERSEKLIRKSFIELLSNKSHQKISVSDICRKAGCSRNTFYLHYDSKDHLIAEIMDEIIQSIEESCRPVVKDFNSIGITESKIFTDQILKAVNEQRSFIKVLINQQHWNFSKRLSEVMLASNIKEAEAINQQYNFPHLIYFTNGVVGYINYWLQTDLSLDEAQIELNEAVNFKFR